The Chryseobacterium nakagawai genome has a segment encoding these proteins:
- a CDS encoding MarR family winged helix-turn-helix transcriptional regulator → MNINKVQSVIARKFDSLSAHGLGFNDFVILYILSQSPESKMRRIDLAEKIGVTASGITRLLNPLEKVGLVTRETNERDARVSYVLITLNGKKIFEEAKITAELATNDILLSKKNKSLQTASGLLSELGGNIK, encoded by the coding sequence ATGAACATTAACAAAGTTCAATCAGTTATAGCCAGAAAGTTTGATTCTTTGAGTGCTCATGGATTGGGATTCAATGATTTTGTAATTCTTTATATCCTCAGTCAATCACCTGAAAGTAAAATGCGTAGGATTGATCTGGCTGAAAAAATAGGAGTTACAGCTTCCGGTATCACTCGCTTACTGAATCCTCTGGAAAAAGTAGGATTGGTAACCAGAGAAACAAATGAAAGAGACGCCAGAGTAAGCTATGTTTTGATTACTCTTAATGGTAAAAAGATATTTGAAGAAGCTAAAATAACTGCAGAACTTGCTACAAACGATATTCTTCTTTCCAAAAAGAATAAATCTTTACAAACCGCTTCCGGGCTTTTATCTGAACTAGGCGGAAATATTAAATAA
- a CDS encoding 3'-5' exonuclease — translation MKTTHEIIIVDLEATCWENDRIPIGQKVDIIEMGICKLDLISNTISQKQSIYVIPERSAINRFCTKLTGITPQLIEEKGIYFEEACAKIRDEYDTESLTWAGYGNFDREQIIEQCDWLGIENPFSGQYLNVMYEFKRHFRLQKSLGLKRALDYLNMNFDGNHHSGADDAYNTAKILNKILE, via the coding sequence ATGAAAACAACTCATGAAATAATAATTGTCGATTTGGAAGCAACCTGTTGGGAAAACGACAGGATTCCAATCGGACAGAAAGTAGATATTATCGAAATGGGAATTTGTAAGTTGGATCTGATATCCAATACTATTTCTCAAAAACAAAGCATTTATGTCATTCCCGAAAGATCAGCAATCAATAGATTTTGTACAAAACTAACGGGGATTACACCACAATTGATAGAAGAAAAAGGAATCTATTTCGAAGAAGCCTGTGCGAAGATCAGAGATGAATATGATACTGAATCGCTCACCTGGGCCGGATATGGAAACTTCGATAGAGAACAGATCATTGAACAATGTGATTGGCTTGGAATCGAAAATCCTTTTTCAGGGCAATACCTGAATGTAATGTACGAATTCAAAAGACATTTCAGACTGCAAAAATCTCTAGGACTGAAAAGAGCCCTGGATTACCTGAACATGAATTTCGATGGCAATCATCATAGTGGAGCAGACGATGCTTACAATACAGCCAAAATACTGAATAAGATTTTGGAATAA
- a CDS encoding 3'-5' exonuclease produces MKTTENILIIDLEATCWDNRPPRGQESEIIEIGICIMNAKTGKISQNEGILIKPQYSKVSPFCTELTTLTQNMLDNEGIMLDDAFDILRAEYDSEELTWASYGNYDLNMLQDQARRFYVDYPLSDDHINVKTLFGEIHPTVRKSVGMQRALNELGFKLDGTHHRGVDDARNIAKILHWCLQNN; encoded by the coding sequence ATGAAAACAACAGAAAATATACTTATTATAGACCTTGAGGCCACGTGTTGGGACAACCGACCGCCAAGAGGTCAGGAAAGCGAGATCATCGAAATTGGCATTTGTATTATGAATGCAAAAACCGGAAAGATCTCCCAGAATGAGGGGATTTTAATAAAACCTCAATACTCAAAAGTGAGCCCGTTCTGTACGGAACTTACCACCCTTACCCAAAATATGTTGGATAATGAGGGAATTATGCTGGATGATGCATTTGATATTCTGAGAGCAGAATACGATTCAGAAGAATTAACCTGGGCAAGCTATGGAAACTATGATCTGAATATGCTTCAGGATCAGGCCAGAAGATTTTATGTGGATTATCCGTTAAGTGATGACCATATCAATGTCAAAACATTATTTGGAGAAATTCATCCTACGGTAAGAAAGAGCGTAGGAATGCAAAGAGCATTGAATGAACTTGGATTTAAATTAGATGGCACCCACCACAGAGGAGTAGATGATGCCAGAAATATCGCCAAGATCTTACATTGGTGTTTGCAGAATAATTAA
- a CDS encoding GIY-YIG nuclease family protein yields MKNAIKQQLREKAKNQIITMGVLSVKNNRTGKQYLKGALNLEALVNKMKFVLNSGLFANTQLQKDWNEYGSDNFSFEFIVTIPYQENKYINYRQEILKAEQTAISEINGEIYTS; encoded by the coding sequence ATGAAAAATGCTATAAAGCAACAGCTTCGTGAAAAAGCCAAAAACCAAATTATTACAATGGGTGTACTTTCTGTAAAAAATAATAGGACCGGAAAGCAATACCTTAAGGGAGCTTTAAATCTTGAAGCACTGGTGAATAAAATGAAGTTTGTATTAAATAGTGGATTATTCGCTAATACCCAACTCCAAAAGGATTGGAATGAATATGGAAGTGACAATTTCAGTTTTGAATTTATTGTCACTATTCCCTATCAGGAAAATAAATATATCAACTATCGTCAGGAAATCTTAAAGGCTGAGCAAACTGCAATATCAGAAATTAATGGTGAAATTTATACATCATGA
- a CDS encoding alpha/beta fold hydrolase, protein MNHSVRINGVDICYEILGAEHQQTIVLIAGLGSQMIRWDDSFCQLLVKQNFRVIRLDNRDSGMSIFPTEKELNFNGNHQEFFSNIKAENIPYSLMDMAKDVIGLLDYLQIDKAHFTGRSMGGIIAQLLGSYFPERVLSLTIIMSTSLNPALPPSDPEVMAMMMKPSSDPTLNKEDYIEEKLLFAKRISGNLYEWDESLEIKMIEEELNRSKTKYGIIRQLLAMATYQYDREVLKKIEAPTLVIHGTQDLIFHFDCGKDIADAIPNAKFLLMEGMGHSVPKELYQLICNQITILISKISA, encoded by the coding sequence ATGAATCATAGTGTCAGAATAAACGGCGTTGATATATGCTATGAAATTTTAGGAGCAGAGCATCAACAGACTATTGTACTGATTGCCGGATTAGGAAGTCAGATGATTCGCTGGGACGACTCTTTTTGCCAATTATTGGTAAAACAAAACTTCCGAGTCATTCGATTGGACAACAGAGATTCCGGGATGTCAATTTTTCCAACTGAAAAGGAACTAAATTTTAACGGAAATCATCAGGAATTTTTTTCTAATATCAAAGCGGAAAATATCCCTTATTCTTTGATGGATATGGCAAAAGATGTGATTGGTTTACTTGATTATTTACAAATTGACAAGGCTCATTTTACCGGAAGATCCATGGGAGGAATCATTGCACAATTATTAGGTTCTTACTTTCCTGAAAGAGTTTTATCATTAACAATTATCATGTCAACATCTCTAAATCCCGCATTACCTCCTTCTGATCCGGAAGTGATGGCTATGATGATGAAACCTTCTTCCGATCCAACCTTGAATAAAGAGGATTATATTGAGGAAAAATTACTTTTTGCTAAGAGAATTTCAGGAAATTTATATGAATGGGATGAAAGCTTAGAAATCAAAATGATTGAAGAAGAACTCAACCGTTCAAAAACAAAATATGGAATTATAAGACAACTGTTGGCTATGGCTACCTATCAGTATGACCGGGAAGTTCTGAAGAAAATTGAAGCCCCAACTTTGGTTATCCATGGAACTCAGGATCTTATTTTCCACTTTGATTGTGGAAAAGATATTGCAGATGCTATTCCCAATGCAAAATTTTTGTTGATGGAAGGAATGGGACATTCTGTTCCAAAAGAATTGTATCAACTTATCTGTAACCAAATTACTATATTGATCTCAAAAATAAGTGCATAG
- a CDS encoding AAA family ATPase, translating into MEELVKLLEHTNRSVFLTGKAGTGKTTFLNNFVKTTRKKHVIVAPTGIAAINVGGVTIHSLFGIPSRTFVPTTEPVDPNLAMNINELFPHFKYRKEKLDLFREIELIIMDEVSMLRADLLDMMDHSLRRVRRNQLPFGGVQLLLVGDLYQLPPVVRDDSERILSKFYETPFFFSAKALQNVRLITVELTTVYRQQDEEFLEILDAVRHADFHELDFEKLNSRYNPNFEPENETYIHLCSHNRIADHINQKKLAALEEESLFYTASVIGEFKETQYPMEETLKLKVGAQIMFIRNDSSPEKNFYNGKLAEISYLDEDTIKVILAESKKEIIVTTEVWEQKRYTLDTDKNIKTDVLGSFEQYPIRLAWAVTIHKSQGLTFDRVIIDAGRSFASGQVYVALSRCRTLSGIVLKSEISQNVIFKDQRIEDFQNATHVNDHLPQIIEHEKYDYTLYKVQMTVDTGWLKEAVMSWKEITFTAGIPDSEKVNTLSDEFERESEYLFKVAEKFKKVIRLKLADFIGREIQWMEVEVKCQGAINFFYKNVAEKFFLPLKNLYSDTIGIKGLKTFNEETKIFLHDLEEYLEKLKSCYLFDHLLFDQEIEIDTSVKVVKRPTHIITFELFDEGILPFEIAEKRNLTLATVYRHLVKMGLTEVEHTFKQ; encoded by the coding sequence TTGGAGGAACTCGTCAAATTACTGGAACATACCAACAGAAGTGTATTCTTGACAGGAAAAGCAGGAACAGGAAAAACAACCTTCCTGAATAATTTTGTAAAGACAACCCGTAAAAAACATGTTATTGTTGCTCCTACAGGAATTGCAGCAATCAATGTCGGTGGGGTAACCATACATTCGCTGTTTGGTATTCCGTCTCGAACATTTGTTCCTACTACTGAGCCTGTTGATCCTAATCTTGCAATGAATATTAATGAGCTGTTTCCTCACTTTAAGTATAGAAAAGAAAAGCTGGATCTTTTTCGGGAAATTGAACTGATTATCATGGATGAAGTATCTATGCTGAGAGCTGATTTATTAGATATGATGGATCATTCATTAAGAAGAGTAAGACGAAATCAGTTACCATTCGGGGGAGTACAGTTGTTGTTAGTGGGGGATTTATATCAATTACCACCTGTGGTAAGAGATGATTCTGAACGGATTTTATCAAAATTCTATGAAACTCCATTTTTCTTTTCAGCCAAAGCGTTGCAGAATGTACGGTTAATCACAGTAGAACTCACCACAGTTTATCGCCAGCAGGATGAGGAATTTCTGGAAATACTGGATGCTGTCCGGCATGCAGACTTCCACGAATTAGATTTTGAAAAACTGAATTCCAGATACAATCCCAACTTTGAGCCTGAAAATGAAACCTATATTCATTTATGCTCTCATAATCGGATTGCAGATCATATTAATCAGAAAAAACTCGCAGCATTAGAAGAAGAATCTTTGTTTTATACAGCTTCAGTAATTGGTGAATTTAAAGAAACCCAATATCCTATGGAGGAAACATTGAAGCTAAAAGTAGGGGCGCAGATTATGTTTATCAGAAATGACTCATCACCTGAAAAGAACTTTTATAATGGGAAATTAGCTGAAATTTCCTATCTCGATGAAGATACCATAAAGGTGATATTGGCTGAAAGTAAAAAAGAGATTATCGTGACCACCGAAGTCTGGGAGCAGAAAAGATATACGCTGGATACTGACAAAAATATTAAAACAGATGTATTGGGAAGTTTTGAACAATATCCTATACGTTTAGCATGGGCAGTTACCATTCATAAAAGCCAGGGTCTGACGTTTGATCGTGTCATTATTGATGCCGGAAGATCCTTTGCCAGTGGGCAGGTATATGTGGCATTAAGCCGCTGCCGTACCCTAAGCGGAATCGTTCTGAAATCTGAAATTTCTCAGAATGTCATATTCAAAGACCAAAGAATTGAAGACTTTCAAAACGCTACCCATGTTAATGATCATTTACCTCAGATCATTGAGCATGAAAAATATGATTACACATTATATAAAGTTCAGATGACGGTAGATACAGGTTGGTTAAAAGAAGCGGTCATGAGCTGGAAAGAGATAACCTTTACTGCAGGAATCCCGGATTCAGAAAAGGTCAATACACTGTCTGATGAGTTTGAAAGAGAAAGTGAATATCTTTTTAAAGTAGCTGAAAAGTTTAAAAAAGTGATCCGTTTGAAATTAGCAGATTTTATTGGAAGAGAAATTCAGTGGATGGAGGTTGAAGTAAAATGCCAGGGTGCTATCAACTTTTTCTATAAAAATGTCGCTGAGAAGTTCTTTTTGCCTCTGAAAAATCTTTATTCAGATACTATAGGGATCAAAGGCTTAAAAACCTTCAACGAAGAAACGAAAATATTTCTACACGATCTCGAAGAATACCTTGAAAAGCTCAAGTCTTGTTATTTGTTCGATCATCTTTTATTCGATCAGGAAATTGAAATAGATACTTCCGTAAAAGTTGTTAAAAGACCGACTCATATAATCACCTTTGAGCTATTTGATGAGGGAATACTTCCCTTTGAAATTGCAGAAAAGAGAAATCTTACCCTTGCAACAGTATATAGGCACCTTGTCAAAATGGGATTAACAGAAGTAGAGCATACTTTTAAACAGTAA
- a CDS encoding metallophosphoesterase family protein codes for MKPNIFFTADHHFGHENIIRFSERPFESLEQMNLELIKRWNERINPGDTVYHLGDLSLGKPDFTKEILDQLNGNIHLIKGNHEGAALTYPKRFSSIRDYHELRIDEPDNQNGKQKIILFHYAMRTWNGSHRGVWQLYGHSHGTLPDDEMALSFDVGVDCHDFYPISYEEVKEVMKNKKWTPPFGPRE; via the coding sequence ATGAAACCCAATATATTTTTTACAGCTGACCATCACTTTGGTCATGAAAATATTATACGATTCTCTGAAAGACCATTTGAATCCTTGGAGCAGATGAATTTAGAATTAATTAAAAGATGGAATGAGAGAATCAATCCCGGAGATACCGTCTATCATTTAGGAGATCTCAGTCTTGGAAAACCGGATTTTACAAAGGAAATCTTAGATCAACTGAACGGAAACATCCATTTAATCAAAGGTAATCATGAAGGTGCAGCTTTAACGTATCCTAAAAGATTTTCCTCCATCAGGGATTATCACGAACTGAGAATTGATGAACCGGATAATCAAAACGGGAAACAGAAAATTATTCTCTTCCATTATGCCATGCGTACCTGGAATGGATCACACCGTGGAGTCTGGCAATTATACGGGCACTCACACGGAACATTGCCGGATGATGAGATGGCATTGAGTTTCGATGTAGGTGTAGATTGCCACGATTTTTACCCGATTTCCTACGAAGAAGTTAAGGAAGTCATGAAAAATAAAAAATGGACACCGCCGTTTGGGCCTCGAGAGTAA